Below is a genomic region from Campylobacter geochelonis.
TGTGTCGTATAAAACGCACATTCTCATTCTAGCTGCTAAATTTCCTCTTCTTAAGTTGCTTAACATGCCGATATTTTTCTCATATGCCCATAACATGGGTTCTATATCGATTAATTTGTGTATTATACCAAAATTTTCGCAATGCCTGATAGCATCATCTAGCCCATCTTTGTTGGACGTTTTTGTCGGCATAATCAACCCAAAAGTGTTTTTTATAGACACTTCAGCGCAAAGTGCAGAAACTATCGCAGAGTCAAGTCCGCCACTTATGCCGATTATAAAATTTTGTTTGCCTGTTTCTTCGAGGTTTTTTCGTAAAAATTTTTTTAATTCTTCTTTTGTTTTTTCGTAATTCATCATCAGTCCATGTTAAAATAAAACTTAAATAATAATTCTAGTATAATTTTAATAAAATCGTGCTTTAAAATTTAAATTTAAAGAAAATAAAAGATTAGGAGCATAAATGGAAATTATAAAAAAAGCTTTTGGCAGTGTTGTAACAAACTGCTATATCGTAAAAACCGATGCTGGCGAGCTTGTAATCGACCCTGGTGAGGGAAGTTATGGTTGGATTAAGCAAAACACTTCAAACATACTAGCTGTGTTAAACACACACGCGCACTATGATCATGTTTTTGATGATGGGCTTTTGCAAGCTGATGGGCTTAAGGTTTATATACATAAAGATGATGACTTTATGCTTAACAGCACGCAACATGGGCTTTTGCCAACTCCTTGCAAGGCTGATGTTTTAGCAAGTGATGGCGATGAGTTTAAATTCGGTGCAAGCGATGAGGTTAGCGTGAAATTTCACCACTTTGCTGGTCACACTCCAGGATGCTGTATGCTTGAAATCGGTGGCGTGATGTTTAGCGGGGATTTTTTGTTTAACGGCTCAATAGGAAGATATGACTTTCCGTTTTCTAGTGCAGTTGAGATGAAAAAAAGCCTTTTAAAAGCTTTAAAAATAGAAGAAAATTTCACTCTTTATCCAGGACATGGCGTTTCTACAACTCTTTTTAACGAGCGAGAAACGATGGAGTATTTTTTAAGGTATCTGTAGAGATTTGATGTAAATTTATGTGTTTTGTTTAAAAAATTCATTTATATCACACTCAAAAAGCTTTGATAATTTGAAAAGATGAAGAAGATTGAAATGTTTACCGTGAGCATTGTTCTCCATATTCGCATAAAATCCACTTGAAGCTTGCCCGATACTAAGAGCGGTTTCAAGTTGGCTTAAACCTTTTTCTTGTCTTATTTTTTTAATATTGCTTGAAACTAAATCAAAAAAACCATTATTTTCTTCTTCTGTTGTAATTTCTGGTAAATTTAGCATAAATTATTCCTATAGAAAAGTTTTCTATAAGTTTAAATTGCTTATAATACATTTGCAATCATCTTAAGAAATCATTTCTATAGAGATAAAAATAAATTTAATTATAAAAGGGTAAACAATGGAAGATATTTTATTAATAATGTTTTTAATTATTATAAGTATTTGTTTGATAAAAATTTTATACGATAAGATGCCTAAAGTTGAAAAGAAATGTGCTAAAAATAATAGTTGTGATTATTTAAAAAACGAAATTAATTCGGTTAGAACGATATTAAAAAGAAATAGTGTTGGTTTTGTTGACACTTTAAATGATGAAGAATTAAATTCAATTTGGAATGCAGTTGTTGCTAAATTCAACAAAGCATCTAAAGAAAGAAAAGAAACTATTTCTTATAATCAAAAAATAAAAATATTAGCTGAAATTATTAGTGTAGCAAATATAAGCGGTTGGGAATTTGCTATAAAGCATTTAGATTATGAGGTTAATAGATATTTATCATATGGACTAAGAAAAGATAATAAAGGATTATTCTAATGAAAATTGTTGCGTTTATTTTGGCGTTAGCTATAGGGTTAATTGTTTGGTTTTTTACTTTTGGAATTATTTTTTCCATTTCTGGACTTCGCGGAATAATACCATATATGTTGTTGATAATATTACCAATATATTTTATAGTAAAATTTCTATATAAATTTTTTATTAATAAATTTGGATACAAAATTATAGAAGAAGATAAAAACAAAGAGAAATAATTATGATTTTATTGTGGATAATTGCATTGCTTTTAGCTATACCAACATATGGACTTTCTTTGGTTGTGGTATTTATTATAGGCGCTTTTATGATGAAAAGCAACGATGATAATGCTATAAATAGGCTCAAAAATTATATGAAATATGATAAAAGATTATGTGACCATCTCAGAGATGGCTTAGAATCTGCTGGATATATTGTTAATATTTCAGAATATGAATTTGAAGATTTGACTGCTATTGTTTTGTTTGAAGTAAATACAAAGTTAGATAGTTGCTCTGATGATTTTAAATTCCAAGCTATGTTTGCCATAGTCGCAAAAGCTATGGTGTATTATGAGTATTGCACGCTAGAAGAAGCAAGAAGAAAAACAGAAGTTTTTATATTTAACTTTTTTAAAAATGCAGAAAAAGAAGGTATTTATATCAGCTGGTAATATATAATCAATTATAAATAGCCATGAAGAAAATAAGTTAAGTATGATAAGAAAAGTAAAGTACAAATTTAGTATGTAGAGAGTTTTTGTTATAAAATTTATGAATTGAATTATATGTATTTTGTAGCGATGATGTGATGATTTTATTGATTAAATAAATGAGAAAAATTGAAAAAGTATATTACTATTTTAATTGTAAGTTTAGTGTTTGGCAGTTGCGCTTCTACTGGATATTATTAGGCAGAGTACAATGGAAAATATTATTATTTTCCAGCAAATTGTCTTGATGGATTTCAATACTATAATAGCAATCCTGATTATATATATTGTTTAACAAATGGAAAGCAAAATGAGACTGTTTTACAACCAGCGACAGCAGAAGAGTTATATTTGTATCGACAACAACAAATTGAAAATCAAATAGCTTATCAAAATTTTTTAGCTTCTATGCGAAATACTAGTAACAATATGAATATGCGTAATGCCCTAATGAAACAAAGCATAAATTCTTTAAATTATTCAAATCAAAATTTGCTTAATCAACAACGACAACAACAAGAAGAATATAATATAAGAATGCAACAATGGCAGTATAATAATCAATTGCAAAAACTAAATAGAAATTTAGATAATATAAATAATACATTAAGAGGATATTGATATATGCAATAGTTTTGTATTTAGAAGCAATAAGAAGAGATATGTTTTTATAATTTATTAAATAGTTAATTATAAAAAACAAAAGTTATAATTATAAATCCAAAGGGCTAAAAGAATGCATTTCTAATGTAAACTCTATTTGGCTCTTTTATTATCTTGAAGCTTCACTTTCTAGTATTTTTATTAGTTTATAAAATTTATTTTTTTATCATCTTTTGGCTTGTCGGTAGTATAAAAATTTTTTCTAAACATCAACAGTCGGCTAATATGCTTGCGCTATTTTACATTTTCTTAAATTTATATCAAAGTATCGTTAAAATATCTCGTAAATTTCAAATCATACTCGAGATTTATTTAAAAAATTCAAGCCTTTATCCGCACATAAACTCGCTTTGGTGCAGGATATCCCTCGACTGTTTTGCTTTTATCGTTTGGATCTAAAAAATCGCCCAAGCTAAAGCCTTGTATCCACTGTGTTTTTCGCTGCTCGTTTAGATCTGTTTCCTTTGTCGCTAGCACTTCAAAATCTTTGAATTTAGCTCTTTCGCACCAGTTTTGAAGCGCTTTAACTGAAGGTATAAAGTAGACATTACTCATCTTTGCATAGCTGTTTTTTGGCGTGAGTGCAAACTCGCCATCCATTTCGATATACATCGTATCAAGGATAACTTCGCCGCCTTTATTTAGTGAAGCTTTGAGTTCTTTTAGCATTCGCACAGGATCGCTTCTGTGATAAATCACTCCAAGGCAAAAAATAGTATCAAATTTATGCTCATAAAACGGCAGATGTTCCACGCCTAAAAGCTCGTATTTTATGCCGCTTTGGATAAATTTATCAAGGAAAAGAAACTGCAAATATGTTCGCACAGAAGGATCAAATCCGACTAATTTACTTGCCCCCATTTCAACCATTTTAAACAGATAGTAGCAGTTGTTACACCCTACATCAGCGACGATTTTGCCATCTAAATTTAGATGTGGTTTTAAGATATTGAATTTAATAAAACTTTGCCACTCGCTATCGATAAACGTCTCAAAAACCTCAAAAGGACCTTTTCTCCACGGCATTAAAGCTTTTGCGGTTTTGTAAATTTGCTCTTGAAATTCGCTAAATTTAGCATTATCATTTAAGCTGTTTTTATCAAAAATACTCTCGCGGTTTTTTGAAATTTTCACCACATCGCCAAGCTCGACTTTGGCTTTAAACTCTGGTAAAACTTGAAGTAAGCTTAAAATTTCTTTATTATCTTTAAATTCAAGTGCTTTTAAATTTTCTTCTCTAACAAGGTCTAAATTCATAAATAATCCTAAAATTTTTGTTATACTAACATTTTAAATATTTTAAAAGGATAAATCATGCAAAAAGTTATGCAGTATTTTAAACAAATTTGTAAAATTCCACACGGAAGCTTTGAAACTGATGAGTTAAAAGAATTTTTAGTAGCTCGTGCAAAAGCCCTAAATTTCGATGTTTTAGTCGATGAAGCTGGAAATATTTACGCATCAAAAGGAAATCCAAAAATCTGTCTTCAAAGTCACTATGATATGGTTATGGTAGGAGAAGCGCCAAATTTAGTTTTAGAGGAAAAAGATGGCTTTTTAAGCGCAAAAAACTCAACTTTAGGCGCAGATAACGGTATCGGCGTGGCTATAAGTTTGGTTATGATGGAGGAGTTTGAAAACATCGAAGTTATTTTTACAAACAACGAAGAAGTAGGGCTGTGGGGCGCGGCTAGGTTTGAGTATAAAACTAAGAGCAAAAGACTTTTAAACCTTGATAGCGAGGAGGATTTTAGAGTTTCGATTGGGTGTGCTGGAAGTGTTGATATGTATGCAAGCTCTAAAGTGGAAAAAACAGTCGCAAAAGGCGTGGTTTATGAGTTAAAAGTCGAGGGCTTTCCTGGTGGACACAGTGGCACAGAAATAGATAAAAACATACCGTGTGCAACTAAATTTTTAGCTAAATTTATTAAAGAAAATGGTGGAAAAATCGCCTTTTTTGATGGCGGTGAAAGAAGAAATTCAATAGCAGCAAACGCACATGCAACAGTTGTTTTTGATAAAGAACTTAGCGAAATTCCAAGTTTTGTAAAGGCTGATTTCAAGGGCGTTAAAGAGTGTGAAATTTATAAAAATAGCGATGAAGTTTTAAATATGCTTTGCATTTTTGCTCAAGGCGTAAGAGCGTGGAATAAAGAGCTTGGAATTCCAGAAGACAGTGTGAATTTATCAACTGTAAAAGAAAAAGATGGTGCTTTAGAAGTGCTGTTTTTTGCAAGGTCGATGAGTAAAGATGGGCTTGAAAATACTAAATTTGAGACTAAAACTTTAGCAGAGAGTTTTGGCTTTAA
It encodes:
- the cmoB gene encoding tRNA 5-methoxyuridine(34)/uridine 5-oxyacetic acid(34) synthase CmoB, producing MNLDLVREENLKALEFKDNKEILSLLQVLPEFKAKVELGDVVKISKNRESIFDKNSLNDNAKFSEFQEQIYKTAKALMPWRKGPFEVFETFIDSEWQSFIKFNILKPHLNLDGKIVADVGCNNCYYLFKMVEMGASKLVGFDPSVRTYLQFLFLDKFIQSGIKYELLGVEHLPFYEHKFDTIFCLGVIYHRSDPVRMLKELKASLNKGGEVILDTMYIEMDGEFALTPKNSYAKMSNVYFIPSVKALQNWCERAKFKDFEVLATKETDLNEQRKTQWIQGFSLGDFLDPNDKSKTVEGYPAPKRVYVRIKA
- a CDS encoding MBL fold metallo-hydrolase; the protein is MEIIKKAFGSVVTNCYIVKTDAGELVIDPGEGSYGWIKQNTSNILAVLNTHAHYDHVFDDGLLQADGLKVYIHKDDDFMLNSTQHGLLPTPCKADVLASDGDEFKFGASDEVSVKFHHFAGHTPGCCMLEIGGVMFSGDFLFNGSIGRYDFPFSSAVEMKKSLLKALKIEENFTLYPGHGVSTTLFNERETMEYFLRYL
- a CDS encoding M28 family peptidase yields the protein MQKVMQYFKQICKIPHGSFETDELKEFLVARAKALNFDVLVDEAGNIYASKGNPKICLQSHYDMVMVGEAPNLVLEEKDGFLSAKNSTLGADNGIGVAISLVMMEEFENIEVIFTNNEEVGLWGAARFEYKTKSKRLLNLDSEEDFRVSIGCAGSVDMYASSKVEKTVAKGVVYELKVEGFPGGHSGTEIDKNIPCATKFLAKFIKENGGKIAFFDGGERRNSIAANAHATVVFDKELSEIPSFVKADFKGVKECEIYKNSDEVLNMLCIFAQGVRAWNKELGIPEDSVNLSTVKEKDGALEVLFFARSMSKDGLENTKFETKTLAESFGFKIRNENQTTPWKPVANEFSHAVLENLRKYSPDAHFAAVHAGLECGVFIGLDDELLATSIGPNIFSPHSVKERVELASVEKITNAVRSLLKDMKC
- a CDS encoding helix-turn-helix transcriptional regulator, whose amino-acid sequence is MLNLPEITTEEENNGFFDLVSSNIKKIRQEKGLSQLETALSIGQASSGFYANMENNAHGKHFNLLHLFKLSKLFECDINEFFKQNT